The following proteins are co-located in the Mus caroli chromosome 7, CAROLI_EIJ_v1.1, whole genome shotgun sequence genome:
- the C5ar2 gene encoding C5a anaphylatoxin chemotactic receptor 2 → MMNHTTSEYYDYEYDHEHYSDLPDVPVDCPAGTCFTSDVYLIVLLVLYAAVFLVGVPGNTLVAWVTWKESRHRLGASWFLHLTMADLLCCVSLPFLAVPIAQKGHWPYGAAGCWLLSSITILSMYASVLLLTGLSGDLFLLAFRPSWKGADHRTLGVRVVQVSSWMLGLLLTVPSAVYRRLLQEYYPPRLVCGIDYGGSVSAEVAITTVRFLFGFLGPLVFMASCHGILQRQMARRHWPLGTAVVVGFFICWTPYHVLRVIIAAAPPHSLLLARVLEAEPVFTGLALAHSALNPIMFLYFGRKQLCKSLQAACHWALRDPQDEESAVTKASISTSHEMVSEMPV, encoded by the coding sequence ATGATGAACCACACCACCAGCGAGTATTATGATTATGAATATGACCATGAACACTACAGTGACCTTCCGGACGTGCCCGTAGACTGCCCAGCTGGCACCTGCTTCACTAGTGATGTCTACCTTATAGTCCTGCTTGTGCTGTATGCAGCCGTCTTCCTGGTGGGTGTGCCAGGCAACACCCTGGTGGCGTGGGTGACCTGGAAAGAGTCCCGCCACAGGCTTGGGGCCTCTTGGTTCCTGCACCTGACCATGGCGGACTTGCtttgctgtgtgtctctgcccTTCCTGGCTGTGCCCATCGCCCAAAAGGGCCACTGGCCATACGGGGCGGCAGGCTGCTGGCTGTTGTCCTCCATCACCATTCTGTCTATGTATGCCAGTGTGCTACTCCTGACCGGCCTCAGCGGCGATCTCTTCCTACTGGCTTTCAGGCCCTCCTGGAAGGGTGCAGATCATCGAACACTTGGGGTGCGTGTGGTCCAGGTCTCCTCCTGGATGTTGGGCCTCTTGCTGACTGTGCCTTCTGCTGTCTACCGTAGGCTGCTTCAGGAGTACTATCCTCCCCGACTTGTGTGTGGCATAGACTATGGGGGATCGGTCAGCGCCGAGGTTGCCATCACCACTGTTCGATTCCTCTTTGGCTTCCTGGGGCCATTGGTGTTCATGGCCAGTTGTCACGGCATCCTCCAACGGCAGATGGCCCGCCGCCATTGGCCCCTGGGCACAGCTGTCGTGGTGGGGTTTTTCATTTGCTGGACCCCTTATCACGTCCTGCGGGTAATCATTGCAGCGGCTCCTCCGCACTCTTTGCTCCTCGCCCGGGTCCTGGAGGCGGAGCCTGTATTTACGGGCCTGGCCCTGGCTCACAGTGCTCTCAATCCCATAATGTTTTTGTATTTCGGAAGAAAACAACTCTGCAAGTCACTCCAGGCTGCATGCCACTGGGCCCTGAGGGATCCACAGGATGAGGAAAGTGCGGTGACCAAGGCATCCATATCCACTAGCCACGAAATGGTGTCTGAGATGCCGGTGTAG